A single Bacteroidota bacterium DNA region contains:
- a CDS encoding SPOR domain-containing protein, whose translation MRRHYFFILYLLFIAGGACAQANSDSLAIVYSDPGIKAVLDKKLDANKRTNGKTSGFRIQIHFGSDRTVAKEKKTKFLQSYPDVATYEMYEQPNFKVRVGNFKNRLDAHKFLKQIKDNFPDAFIVEDKVEMTRGK comes from the coding sequence ATGAGAAGACACTATTTTTTTATTTTGTATTTATTATTTATAGCCGGGGGAGCTTGTGCGCAGGCTAATTCGGATTCGTTGGCAATAGTTTATTCCGATCCGGGAATTAAAGCTGTTTTGGATAAGAAACTAGATGCAAATAAACGCACCAATGGCAAAACATCGGGCTTTAGGATACAAATTCATTTTGGAAGTGATAGAACTGTTGCGAAAGAAAAGAAAACAAAATTTTTACAATCCTACCCTGATGTTGCTACCTACGAGATGTACGAACAGCCTAATTTTAAAGTACGTGTAGGCAATTTTAAAAACAGATTGGACGCACATAAATTTTTAAAACAAATTAAAGACAACTTCCCTGATGCCTTTATTGTAGAGGATAAGGTGGAGATGACGAGGGGTAAGTAG
- a CDS encoding c-type cytochrome — MRHYKKSFLTLCLLVLSIFSTTTAFAQPDGAKLFKQNCATCHRLDDKKLTGPGLKGVADRVPKPADEWLFKWVKNNDKLRASGDAYANKVFNDFGGSAMTVFEYLSDDEIKAVIAYFKNPPVEVAPTAPVAGATSDATEKKSEGLNPTLPLIIIAVFLVILAAVLRGVKKSLKNVLNEKEGKGADADLTVWQELVLWMNANRTKVAVVILFLIGWGGKLAWDGMMGIGIYQGYKPEQPIAFSHKIHAGDNGINCVYCHSYVEKSRHAGIPSVNICMNCHQGIEKGPNTGTAEIAKIYAAAGWNTETQAYDKPQSPIKWIKVHNLPDFVYFSHQQHVVVGKQECTTCHGEVKEMTVAQQHAPLTMAWCVDCHRKTEVAMANNPYYEDLHKKLAEKYKGQKITVDKMGGIECAKCHY, encoded by the coding sequence ATGCGTCATTATAAAAAAAGCTTTCTAACACTCTGTCTCCTAGTATTGTCAATATTTTCAACTACTACTGCCTTTGCGCAGCCTGACGGAGCCAAACTATTCAAACAAAATTGTGCAACCTGTCATCGGCTAGATGATAAAAAACTTACAGGCCCCGGCTTGAAAGGCGTTGCAGATCGTGTGCCAAAGCCGGCCGATGAATGGTTATTCAAATGGGTAAAAAATAACGACAAACTTCGTGCAAGCGGAGATGCCTATGCCAACAAGGTTTTCAACGATTTTGGTGGTTCGGCTATGACTGTTTTCGAATACCTAAGTGATGATGAAATAAAAGCAGTAATTGCATATTTTAAAAATCCTCCTGTAGAGGTAGCCCCTACAGCTCCTGTTGCCGGTGCGACAAGCGATGCTACCGAAAAAAAATCAGAAGGATTAAATCCCACCCTACCACTTATCATTATTGCGGTTTTCTTAGTTATTCTTGCTGCTGTATTGCGCGGTGTAAAAAAATCACTAAAAAATGTATTAAACGAAAAAGAAGGAAAAGGCGCTGATGCAGACTTAACAGTTTGGCAAGAGCTTGTACTTTGGATGAATGCCAACAGAACAAAAGTTGCAGTTGTAATTTTATTTTTAATTGGTTGGGGTGGAAAATTAGCATGGGATGGAATGATGGGTATAGGAATTTACCAAGGTTACAAACCGGAGCAGCCAATTGCGTTCTCTCATAAAATTCATGCCGGAGATAACGGAATCAATTGTGTGTATTGCCACTCTTATGTTGAAAAGAGCCGTCACGCAGGTATTCCATCTGTAAATATTTGTATGAACTGTCACCAAGGAATTGAAAAGGGGCCAAATACCGGTACTGCTGAAATAGCAAAAATATATGCTGCTGCAGGATGGAACACCGAAACGCAAGCATACGATAAGCCACAATCTCCTATAAAGTGGATTAAAGTTCACAACCTACCCGATTTCGTATATTTCAGCCACCAACAACACGTAGTAGTTGGTAAGCAAGAATGTACTACTTGTCACGGAGAAGTAAAAGAAATGACTGTTGCACAGCAGCACGCTCCACTTACAATGGCTTGGTGTGTTGATTGTCACAGAAAAACGGAAGTAGCTATGGCTAACAATCCTTACTACGAAGATTTGCACAAAAAATTAGCCGAAAAGTACAAAGGCCAAAAAATTACTGTTGATAAGATGGGCGGCATAGAGTGTGCTAAATGTCATTACTAA